gcgtgattaatggggaaccaattacttgtctccacaatgtctgtgcgcaagtcactccctccttttctatgttgtggggaggtttatggcagtgtctgggaccattgtatgtcctctctctagatcttgcacttatcctgggatagtgtatgacctggaggctcactcccctcagtgagcttgtccaggagtggggtcaagagggggtttgcttgagatgggagtatttagagttgacaattgatatatgctattggatgagttggtgtttttgtactatgaagtaccaggaacgagattagaaaCCTCGTCaaggggaccaaactgaacgataatttatagcgaatgctatctggctgtgGATTCTCCTCTCTCAAGTAacagtctttctttgtgaaccgttcctaactatctgtggtttgtcatgtcaaaaGGGGGTGGATCTTGCTATaaagatctcagtagccattgtgttgacactctcaacggttcattagaaatggtgaATCGTTGAAAGTCAGGTGCTAATGCAAAGCTCTTATAATTAAacatgtagtttaagtataactctgactggtgtgtgttaagtttgtctctcctcatttggtaatagcGAAATTAGCAACCACAAaacccaagccgctaataataacaacgcaagcctatagatacactttcctactcattcgtTACTGCTGCAATGCTTGTTGTAgtgctgagtggaaataggaagaattAGCATTTTATtccttataaaagtgttgaatacaaagtgttgacagtaatTAATAAGAACATAAACAGCATATCTTTGCTGtgttcgttgacagtctctctctagtcgtggttttaaatgtttagaaatctcacagtatcaacttcgctctagctttcttttatgcctgctacgttgCTGCAGAAACGGCCATCTGagccatctgattggccagcggtagaccTATAGCGCaattgatttgctctctgggcccgccggaaaggcagagtttgtaccttcagacacatgaaatgttcaaaatggcaacagttcACCTACCCACCGCGCAAATCAGGTGCACCTACTGCCAGCAGCCTGAGATGTTTGGAGATCAAccgttggtgaccactgctcttgaaagttgagtgaagttcaatcttatGCTTCTGtctgtgggctgatatttctgcGCGGCAGTCCTGGGGGAGCTTGTGatggttcacagcagcatcaagcaCCATCACCcgctaaaaatatattttggttagttATTTTTACAGCATAGTTCCAATATGATATTGTTAAGTAGCATGTGCATTAAATAGTAATAGTAAAACAGTACATAATGCTGTACCTGAGCATACTCGGCCGCAGTTGTTTCACCCGGTCGATTTTTCTCTCAAAAGTCACCAGTTAAATGTGTTTCAAAAGGCAGGCGATTGTTGGTAGGCTGATGGATGCCACATTGACAAAGGTGTCATCATTTTCCTCAATGGCCTGCTTTTTTTCAGACAGCCGTTTGTCAGTCCTGGCCCTCACCGTTTCCACCACTGTGCACTCCTGCTCGTCTGTCAGCACACGGCCACGGCCACCACCATGGGGTCTTCTGTCAATTCTGCAGGTAGAACAGTGTATACTGTCAAACGATCATACTGTAAGAATACTGTAACATGTTTTGTGAATTTACATACATTACAATATGTAACttactgtaaatgtaatggtGCATATCCTACAAACTTACCGGTTTTCTTGGCAAAATGCTCTCATGATCGAATTGACAGTTGATCTTTTCAGATTAGGGTGAACTAATCTGGCAGCCTCTGCCATAGTAAGGCCTCTGTTTACCACATGGTCAATGATGATGGCCCGGATTTCACTAGACACAACAGTTCCCTACCATCTGCCACCCTCTCTCTGATGTCCACCTCTTTgatggggcccatgcccacctctttgatAGGGTCCATGCTCACCTCTCTGATTTCTTCCTCTCCCTTGCTGTCTATCCTGCTCCATGTTGAAAGAAATTGCAAGTGTTGACACCCACCCTTTTATGTGGTGACCAATTGTGGTTAACACTATGTGAAATCAATTAGCAATCGCGagtagtcattatgtatggttatcatgtatgatacatgtcatttagatgtttatacTTTACAAACACACATTATATTTCTGTAGTTCTCAAAATCCATATATAGTTGACAAAATCTTAAAAACTATAGGGTACCAAACGGTTAAGTGGTTAACCATTAAACGCAGTTAGATTAAGTGACGGTCAACTGTATTTCAGACCTACCAACCCTGTCCAACATTTTAGAGTACCAGACGCCCGCGGAAAATTGGAGACGTAACACTGGACGAATTGGGGTTTTCTTTCTCCCGCAAACCGGCTACACAAAGCTTAAGTAGGCtgccgcaaagggaatctgagcACTGTTCGCTAGAAAAGTTCGGTGTTTCAGCCTATGTAAAGGTGCCTATGTATTTCTTTGCAGCGCATACATCATTTCAGATTTTTAAAATTGATAAAACCTCAAATCTAGTGCAAAGGCATTTTAGAAGCATTGCCTCTATAGCTAATACTGGACACTCATGCATTCTTCATCGCGCTGTCTTCTAAACTCCCGACTCCATTTAATGCCAAgatgtttatatttattttttattatacttTTGTGATGCTTTTTGTGACATGGATCATAATTACAGTTAGTCTATCAGGTTGCGTGTTCCTCGTAATGTTACGTGGAAAATACAACTAATGGGACGCAGAATTAAATGTATATCACACTCGCACAAATGCGACCAGTTATTTTTCGTATTTGCATTTCATTTCTTTAACTAGCAAATGCGAGTGAACTGCTGGCACTTTGGAATCCACTGAATGTCCATCTTATgttcgctaacgttagcttgaaACAATTAGTGTTCACCTTTCCACAACACACGGAGTCGAAAAGGGATTTGTCTATGTGTTTACGTACAGTTGGCAGTCGGCAAACTCAGCATCACAACAAACAGGAGGGGCAGACACGGGGTAGCTACGTCGAATAATGATGTATTAATCTCCATGTCCGTTGACACAAACTccgtacatgtctgtgtgttgcagcTCGACAATCGGGATGTTAGATTTACTCAGTGGatgtattttttattaaaatgtatatatatatatatatatacaaaatatatatatatatatatatgtaaaaaaaatctGGCCCTATTCATTTCTGCTCGGATCTCGTAACTGCGTACATGGACAGAGAATTGCGTAGTTGCTACGCAAAATGGGTGCATGTTGGCAGGTCTGTAAAACAaattgtaacgtctgcttccaactcacactctcaaacatatAGATCCCCTGAaggcagctcactctccagatcccaatcccCTGAATTCTGATTAcatgttcacacacctgtatgtcatttacacacactatttagttcagttctatgcaccccatcattgtgaggtattgtttgtgttGATACACAGTTCTATTTGGAGCGCTGTTTTTTCAAGTATGAGTCCTCCCGTGTATCGTTGTTTTTGACCATCCTCACGTAGTCCGGGGGTTGATCCCccggactacgttactagccttttccctgcctgtactgttgcctttttggagcccctgtgtatgaccttctgcatGCCCCTGGAGccaactacctgcctcctccagtggtcctttacaataaacacctgctgcgccctgcgcttgaaaccagctctctgtctcccatggtATTCATTACACAAATGAGAACAGGATCATATTAAAAGTAttgtgagcattgcattgtgaaaggcaattacTTTATATGAAAGGTATTTCTAAATGAAACACTGATTAGGTTTGGTGAAAAAGTTACTGTAAGGATTGTTTTGCTTAGTCAATTGACAATGTGCTTAAAgtattgaggggaaaaaacggcctttttgatgatctgttttgtGTTATGTAGTGAGAGTTGTGAAATTTCatcacatacttgtgaaaatagtacTAAAGCGATTAAAAAAACCTATTTGACATGATCAACCTATACGAATGTAATGACTGTTGATTTGCAGGTGGAAGTGTTGAGTGTGATCGTTTAGACCTGCCACTGTATATTTCTTCAGAGTGTTTTGTAGGCAGAATTTGAACAGTCATATATGGAGCAaggcaaaatcaaatcaaatgtgctCACAAACTCAGGACTTTTCCTTTTGTGTTTGAAGGATGTATCTGTCTTGAATGGAACATTTGCAACAGAGCCAGCGGTCCTGTCACAAACGAATCCAAAATGACCAGCAGGTGGCAAACTCTGCTAACGGATAAGAATTCAGACCACACAACCTTGATATTCATCACAGTCAGCAATAGTAAGATATGATCAATAATGATAAGTTACACAATTATTCCAGAGGTCGCAGAAAAAGATACAATAGGATTATAGGATATTATTTTTGTATAGGCTTACACCAAACATCTAAAGGCATAGTCAAACAATATTTTGATCTGCAAATTATGAGATTGTCCCAAGGACTCCTTAGGTGCAGAATGCCTGGGGTATAGTCACTGGGATATGTTTATCATGCAGAATGGACTATTGACACAATTATATGTTGTTCATTCTGTCTGCAATGCTGAATGTTCGCTGGTCTGCTTAGGCCCCTGAAGGTGAGTCTCTAGgtaacacacgcatgcacgcacacacacgcacacacgcacacacggaaAAAGCACTGGGATAGCTAGGACGTTTGGAGGTGATTTGTGATTTGCTCCTGTTGTAACTTAATCTCGTCACTCTCCCTCCAGTCTGAATGCTGCTTTGTTCTACAGCCTAGCTCCATCACAACCACACATGAACATAAGACTGACCATACATAGAGATATGACAATCCAGAAGAGAAGTGACCACAAACTGACCATACGCCTTACAACACCGAAGCATGTTGACCAGGTGATCATAGCTATGGAGACAACTATAACAGAGTTATTACCACACAGGTTTAACTGTACTGAAGTGTCCGTAACTGAACCACAGTGTCCTGCGGTCATAAGAGTAAATCACACGGCACCACTACCCTACCATGCGGAGGTTCTGACCTTGACCTCTGACATGACATGTATGTCTCATTAAACGTGTTGACGTGGTTAAGCTctttgtgtctgtcagtgtgtgtatgtgtgtgtgtgagggagagagagacagagcgagagagagagagagcgagagaaagagaagtcTTGGAGTGGAAGTGTAGGTGGAACCAGATTGCCTTACAGTTTATACCCTTATGGGATCGGGAGACCTCGAAATCAACGGAGTACTCTAATTAAAAAGGTCGCCATCTTCTACTAGCACCTTTGTGAGCAACAATACCTTGAGCTTCCAAAAGGTATTTGCACTCTTAATTTTACATATTTCTTCTGTGATTGCTAATTTGTTCTACACTTGTGTCTTAGATGTGTAATGCCAAGTTTTCTCAGGCAGGTCAACAGAAACTGAGGCAGAAGCCATCGGAGCAACTAGAGATCAAATATTTTTATCCACAGCAAGAGAACAGAGAAGTGAGTTCCGCAGCAttcgtttgtgtgtttgtgtgtgtgtgtcaaattggctgtgcTGTGTCTGAGATAAGACTTTCTgcaatgtgtgtttttgtttgcgtCTTATTGTGCGAGTGTACTGACCAAGGCTCTCCTCCCTCATCAGTTGACAGAGCAGCAGTTCCCTTCCACAACCAGCAGAGATCAGCAATGCTGCACTTAAACGGTACAGAGCTGCAGACTCTCCTGCTATCCTTCCTACAGCAATGTCTGAACGGCACAGGTTCACTGGTCCCAGTACTCTCTCagaactacactacccagcaggcCGTTCTCCCAGTGGGCGGAGCTCTACCTAAGGCTCAAGCTCAGGGATTTGTGTACGTTCTACTGATGGTAGGTATGTTTAGTTTCTTCACGTTTGGTATCATGCTGAGCTACATCCGCTCCAAGAAGCTAGAGAGCTCCCACGATCCGTATCACCAGTACATTGCCCACGACTGGACCAAAGGACTCACCTTCCCACGGGCCGTCACACAGGCACTGCACGGGGCAGACACGCGTATTGGAGACAACGGGAAGAACCCCATGGTCATCTGCAACCCTGCTGCATTGGAGCAGCTCCCAGGAT
The sequence above is drawn from the Salmo salar chromosome ssa05, Ssal_v3.1, whole genome shotgun sequence genome and encodes:
- the LOC123743124 gene encoding potassium voltage-gated channel subfamily E member 1, with product MLHLNGTELQTLLLSFLQQCLNGTGSLVPVLSQNYTTQQAVLPVGGALPKAQAQGFVYVLLMVGMFSFFTFGIMLSYIRSKKLESSHDPYHQYIAHDWTKGLTFPRAVTQALHGADTRIGDNGKNPMVICNPAALEQLPG